TTTGTGCGACCCATCAGTCGGGGATGTTCTTATTCAAAGATGATCGGGAGGTTGGGCCAATCGATGCCTATCGGACAAGATGGCTAAATGGAACTTCCTTGCTCAGAGGAAGTCTATCTCTGAACACCAGGTGCTGGGCACAGGTAACTAGGGGATGCCATCAGATTTAAGCCTTGCTtgtgggcatctgtttggccgccTTGGGAAGAGTATGCCAAAGCTTTGGTCTGATGTGGGAGAGTTGTTGCCATGGGCCCTTGCAGTCCGCTTTCCTCCAGGGTAGATAATGAACTTCCTTATTTATTtcaggaaatttatatgccatAGCAtgatcaaattgtagagttggaagggttccccaggggccatctagtccacccccacaatgcaggaatcacagctaaataatccccaCCACTTTCCGAGCTTCTGTCCTGGCAGGCAGTTGCCTGCTGCCTGAAATTGAagacattcctcccccccccccactgcacagGCAAATAattcccctttcctcccactGTCCCTAtgaatttctttctctctttctttcttttttaaatcggAACACAAAACTCTCTTTTCCATTCTTGGATCCCCCTAAACGTCACTTCGCCGGCATCTCTGCCGTGACACCGTGAACTGAGGCATAAGCCTGGATTAGATTTATCATCTAATTATAGCTAGAACTGGAAAAggaggaataaaaaaaaaatatgatcaGAGGTATGGAATGCCGTCCATAAAAGGAGAGGATCAAAAGATCGCAGCACACCGGATCCAAATGGAATCCTGGGGGAGGGAAACAGAGATGATGGCAGGACTCTCCAGGGGACTTCCAGCTCTTTCTACGAGGCCagggtcccatctagtccagcgtcctgttctcacagtggccaaccagatgccccgatGGGAAGCCCAGaggcaggattcaaacacaagagccctctcccctcctgaggtttccagccaGTTCAGAAGTTTTGCTGCCTTCCACCATGCTGCCACTGACAGCCACTTCCTCCACAAATTTCTCCAGCGCCCCTCTTTTTATAAAGCCTACCAAGTTTGTGGCCATccctgtctcctgtggcagggagttccatagtttaactatgcactgcatgaagaagtcgtTTATTTTTTTCCCTCgccctgaatcttcccacatgCAGCTTCACCAGCTGTctgcaagtttgtttgtttattgcatttatatcccaccttttcctccaagaagttcaaggCGGCATACAtgggtctccccctcctcatttaacacccacaacaaccctgcgaggtaggtcagAATGAGGGGCAATGACTGgtaagcttcatggccaagtgaagatttgaaccccGGTTTCCTAGGtcccagtccagcactctaaccactgctccaCACTGCCTCTGGTTCTGGTCTTAGTTTTGTTTAGCCCCCTCTCTGCTGACACACACAGTCTCCGTCCTGTCTCAGTCCCTGGAGACAAGGGTGACAAGGATGATTCACACAGTCTGCTCAACTTCGTCAGTCCATTGCTCTCATTTCTTCCCTCACTTCCTAAGCCTGGCAGCCAGGAGAAATGCAAACAATTATCGCAGAGAAAATCCTTAGGAAGGATAATGCATCTTCGCATCAGCCTCTGGTTTTATCTTTGCACgctgtttcatttattttcaagtatttattttcaagtatatttttttaactctttgtttttcttaaatTTAAAAACGACAGCAATGCAGAATCCTCAAAAATCCAGGTCCGTTATTATGACACTtgtaacttttttggggggtgaaagtgtggcagaaaaagaggggggggggagaaggggcctATCCCACTCTAGCTCCAGCCTTGCTCGCCTTTTTACTGTGGTCCCAGTTACAACTCCTTTGAACCCCCTGACAGATAACTGAGGAAAAGAAACAGTAAAAAGGGTTTAGATAAGAACTTTGTCGTCTctctcaaaacaaaaacaccaacaaGAAACTCCTGACTCCTTTCCACCTGTTATAATTAGATGGAGTtggctcctaggggctgaggtccctttgccctcccccagaaatatttgagggggctgggtgtcctcaaagttgatgggcattgctattcaaatggtgtacaTGAGCCATGTCTCATCATCAATAgtcagggcttacctgggccctccCAATATTACATTTAAACTGGCACCCGAATTAGGTCTCTCGCCACCTAATGTCTAAACTATATAATGACGCTATCCACACaaagctcctcctccttttaagGAGCACTTCCTCATCGCAtacaaagcatagctgtcaacttacagatttgaaaataagggaccagcagcctttaaaataagggacctgcagcctcacctgttccaggcactccagtcttcctgtcttcctgcagtctggtcaaactcatgctggtagcttcgagaacactgtccagccaactttgtaaccagaggttcaactgaatagaatctgaatcacatgcaccacaaggtctatgcagcctcaacttaagatggctccccgacctggctttgcactgcaaagtttgctgcagcatgtgcaacaaaatggcatccagcattcaaaaaacccctcggcttgcattaactagccacacacaaggcatgcaagctccaccccccagtcgttcttagacttcttattgggtgagcaacacagccaagcaacacagttggggcctccctcctccctggccagcagggagggaggaagaggagctgcttcctttgaaatttaagggacatcatttaagggacatttaagggacatccatcaataagggacagcagcgggacatggcgctggaataagggtctgtcccttcaaataagggacacttgacagctatgatacaaAGTCTGTGCGTTCCGAGCAAACTGGGAGATCTTATGTGCAGAAACATTTGTAGGTTTCGTATGTTGTCGTAAGTGAACGCCATGTGAATGCAACAAAGTTGTTGCTGATACAAATTGTGTTGTATTACATATACAAGTTTAATGTGTGCATTTAGTCCAGCTATGATTGTGTGGGTGCTTACCTTATTGATATTCGTCATTAAGGTCTTAATATTCTCAACAAGTACAAATATTATCATTTCTGTTGTTAACATAAAAATGAGGTCATGTATTCATTTTAAATCCTGTGTCAATATTTTTAGCTGGTCTACCCTTGCTGGGGGGCCTGGCCCAAGGGACAGGGAAATCACTGGGGTGGATTGTAGTCTgtaatgctgttggactccaactttgaAGTGGAATTCATTTTAGTCTGAATTCTCATCAGGACCAGAGTCACGCTCTGCCTGGGTGCCTGGGTGCCTGGGTACAGTCCCCCTCCCAGGATTAttctcaggaccgcaatacctcaaggaccgcctctttccatatgaacctacccagaccctgagatcatcttctgaggcccttcttcatgtgtcacctcctcgagaggtccggagggtgccaacacaagaacagggccttctctgcagtggctccccgtttgtggaatgctctccccagggaaattcacctggcgccttcattatacacctttaagtgccaggcaataacgttcctttttaaccaggcctttgcttgatctgatttacatcctatagccttttaaaatgtgatggggtttttttttggtggggggctattgcgttgttgtttttatttttattaggtattttgtggttttataacttgatgttattctgtgaaccaccctgagacccttgggtatagggcggtatataaattcaataaataataataataatattctcatTATTAATCTgcaggcacccaaaatggccagaCACAAGAAGGAAGGAGGTGGCTCCAATGTATTCTCTATGTTTGATCAAAGCCAGATCCAAGAATTTAAAGAGGTAAGTTCTCCCTAAGGCTGTGCAAAACACTTGACTTTGGGATGTGTGGGGATTTCGTTTGGTCTATGTTTTTAAGCAAAGCAACCTGATTTTGCTCAACTAATACATGGACCACAATGAAgttagccaataataataataataataataataataataataataataataataataataataatttattatttataccccacccatgtggctgggtttccccagccactctgggcggcttccaacaaaatattaaaatacaatggtctgttaagcattaaaagcttccctaaacagggctgccttcaaatgtcttcagaAGTCcagtagttgtttttctttttgacatctggtgggagggcgttccacagggtgggtgccactaccgagaaggccctctgcctggttccctgtaacttggcttctcacagtgagggaaccaccagagggcccttggagctggtcctcagtgtccgggcagaacgatgggggtggagatgctccttcaggtatactggaccaaggaagtttaaggctttaaaggtcagcaccaaaactttgaattgtgctcagaaacgaacagggagccaatgtagatctttcaagaccggtgttatgtggtctctgcggccgctcccagtcaccagtctagcagccgcattctggattagttgtagtttccgggtcaccttcaaaggtagccccacatagagcgcattgcagtaatccaagtgagagataactagagcatgcaccactctggcaagacagtccgtgggcaggtagggtctcagcctgcataccagatggagctggtaaacggctgcactggacacagaattgacctgcacctccatggacagctgtgagttcaaaatgactcccaggctgcacacctggtacttcaggagcacagttaccccattcaggaccagggagtcctccacacctgcccgcctcctgtccccccaaaaacagtatttctgtctagTCAgtattcaatctcaatctgttagctgccatccaccctccaactgcctccatacacttctccaaatttcatCATATTGTTCTTGGCTCAAAAAACCGTAACAAggtgcatataaaatgtgtattttagtttTGAAAGCATACACAAAGTGTTGAATCCATTCAAGTTTTACTTACTGCAGAcgtgttgaaattaatggaccccaGTTAGCCGTTTACGAAATGCTGGCGGCTATGGAGGGTTTTCCACCTTGTTGGATTCAACACAGTTATAAGCAATATCCCCCACCCCTAATCTCTCACTCTTTGTATTTCGCAATAGGCCTTCACAATCATGGATCAGAACCGAGATGGCTTCATTGACAAGGCTGACTTGAGAGACACCTTTGCTGCATTGGGTAAAAAGCACAAACTTTTGTGTGTACTGGCATCTAAtatgtattttggaaagttgtttgtttgctgtGCGTTTGGACGTCTCTTAGGATATTGGTAaccacattatttttattttaatccgattttaagatgtatttcagccgattgctgaattttatgtcttgatgtattatatattttgatgttagccaccctgagcccggttcttcttcctcctcctcctcctcctcctcctcctcctcctcctcctcctcttcttcttcttcttcttctttcttcttcacgatggttcctgagatcaaggagcaggttttcatctatgtttggatcAAATTGgataccattttgaatcaagatggaagACTGAACCTTCTTGTGTTAGTTGGTGTATACTAGCCAATCAGAGACGACACAGAAAATGGGATGGTGCATGAAGTGTTGAATAAATACTCCCAAGTACTTCAGTGTATTTCGCCATATGGTAAACCCAGCCAACCTGGGTCTGCAATTTTGCACCAAAGGTTTAACATTATTTCTAATTCCAGCTTATTTATTTTCAAGCCTGCCACTCCACCAAACCAATAAATTTCTGCAAAAACCTCAGGTTCTCCCACTTCTGGGATCATTAGTTAGAAGGCAATAACATCTGCCAATAAACTGATTTTCCCTTTACCCGTAATCCTTGTAATTTGGAGTCATTCCATATCCTGTGGCCTTCTTCTTGTCCTGACAATTCTTGAGTTTTCCACAGTGTCCCCGGGTTCAAAATATGAGCAGTAATTTCATTCTCTTAAGGTTTTTACACTTTGCTGCAAGCTCTATTCAActttgaagaaaagaaaatattaggTTAGAGATTTTGGACTGGTGGTTTGCGTATCATTCGTGCAGGTGCGTGTGCAGATCTCTggatgatgtcacacacctacaACTATATATTTCTTCATGGCTGAATGCCACCATTTCCATTTACTGTCACGTGACAAGAACACTCTTCTCTCATAGGTCGCATGAATGTCAAGAATGAAGAGTTAGAAGAAATGATCAAGGAAGCTCCAGGGGCCATTAACTTCACTGTCTTCCTTACTATGTTTGGTGAGAAGCTCAAAGGTAAGTGGAAACCAGTGGTCAAATGGCGTGTGCGAATCTCTATTTAcaaacagttcccagaatcctttgcatgGGGCAGAGCCTTGGCAGTTTAActggctcaatggcagagcacatgttgCATATGTAAAGGTCCTAGGTTCATTCCTTGGCCCTCCAGTCAGAAGGACCCGATAGCAGGTGACATGGAAAAATTGTCAGGAGCTTGTcttacactcaagtaggaccctggtagagtcacatgtccgactggcatgttctctccctcctggtcgtttgttcgggagcttcaaaagctttcttctgcccaaacatcacaccGACCGATGCCatcagacatcggcacacttggGGATCCGCAGTCTTcgcagcttgtgtaacagacctcagcatctcagcattttggctaatctactttatttacatataaacacacaaggagcactgcaacatggctccctctctctctagcatcagacaacaaaaaagaacaaaggacaatagttccacttcacggaacacagtaatgcaaacatcctgtctccgtcacttcccactctgtggagtcaaaacatacaccgtcatgtgatagacaacaatcccatgactgcaatcacgaagcaggaattctaacaaaaatGACTTGTTTGAACCAACAGAGTAATGAGCACCAGGATAGATGGACAAAAAGTCTGACCCTAGAAAGGGCAGCTGCTGGTGTTGGTATGAATCCGAGGTATGCTTGGAATGTAGCTATTGCAACTTGTAATTTTTTGTTCATGGAGCGATGGTTCAGGTATACATgccaatgtcatggactggttgaattcagaggaatggtgggaggagttAGCTGAggagcagtggcggagcaagccgtTCGGGCGTCTGGGGCGGTatgtgtgccctgtgcccaggggcggggccagccctACAACTGAGAGGGGGCagtgggcagaccgtttggggcagtgtggagcctgcgggcacccaagccactgcaTCACTCCTAGGAGAGACCTGTGGTTTGGGCGTGCGgcaggccctgcagtgagtgccgcctggcattttgtcaccccccccctcagtggtgacacccggggcggacagcacccaccgcccccttcctccacccctgctggGCAGccccccaaaggaagaaggctcagagctcgGGAATTGGTGAttagaggtcagagggagaagtggGAGAAGACTGGGGAGAAGTGGTGTCAGAagttgaagaggtaacagggcttagtgagctgggagagtctgtggcagagagaagtccagaagcggaggcagaagcagaggctggagaggagaggggtcaagaggcagagatgagtctggctagTGAAGAGGCACGggtgtctccctctccttccgcgaccagctcccctcccccatggTCTCCCAGGACAAGAAGTGGCATGAAATGAGAAGAGCAAAGACAGGCATGCAGGcttagtctcagattgcttggggaaacccTGGAGGTGGGGCTcttcagtctctgcaactgcttcatgggggcaagacctacgaaagaagagttgctgtgctcattaggcctgacccTCCAGTTCAGATCCTGTTTATTTCTAATAAAAAGTTAAGTCCACTTACTTTGTACTGGTGGCTGGCTCGCTTGGGACAACACACACTTTTGCATATAGGCGCcgtccctggaatgtaacccccacgCAAGACGCGATCGTACTGTACTGAacaggatggaccaatggtctgactcagtagaagtccacttcctctgctgctgttgtGCTCTGCCTAGCCAGTTTGGTATCTCtaaaatttgtttaaaaaataatcagtGTTGCGGCGGTGTCTTCCCTGCCATCCTGTCTTTgggtgaaaaaaataataaaagaagcagTTTGCGGTCTGTAATCCTGCTGGACTCTTGAGCTTTGAAGTGGAATTCTGCAGCAAGCATTCCCTATTGATTAGCTGGTGCACAAAGTGGTCTCTTTGAGGACAGCGCGGCATCTCTGCGTGGTATACAAATTGCATTTCCTCCAGCTCTTTGTGGAGCAGAGGCCCATGTGGCTGACATTAACACAGAATGCTTTCGGGAGGGTGGGTGTGTTTGCTGCTCATCTGGCAGTGGGATATATATCACTAACCAAAGTTTCCAGCTTCTTCCTAGAgttccagctctctctctccttgctcctGCGCTGACAGTGCTTTGATGGCTTTAACAGATTTCTAGCACAGCTAATTGTATaaatcattgtcatcatcatcagtaATCACCTGCCCTTCACTCAAAGGTCCTTGGATGCATTACAATGTTAAAACACAATAGTTGAAAGCCATTTACAATCCCTACAGTGTCATCGTGTCTAcagacctgggatagctcagtcggtaaagcatgagattcttaatcttagggtcgtgggttctagcctcatgttgggcaaaagattcctgcattgcagggggttggactggatgacctttggtgtaccatccaactctacaattctatgactctaaagTGACTTGTGCTGGGCTTATGTTCCAGGGATTTTCAAAAATGTGCATAGCCGAACCACCCTCGTATGGCCATCCTTAGCtttcaagcaaggcagagagtttCTAAGAGTTGCTTACCGGGCTCTGGTAGGCTCTTGTGCAGGCTCTTGGAGGACCGTTTGAGTCCCCACAATATCTCACAAGAGCCTCCCAGAGTCTGATAAGCAAGTATGAGAACTTAACAAGCTCTTTCCGCAGCGGGAGAACCCGGCTCAAAGGAGTTttcaagctctctgccttgcaagCAATTAATTTGCGGGGTTTCAAATAACCCAAGATAATTGTGCGCGAGACGTGATCGTACTGTATTGGCTATTGGCATATAATTTCTGGGGGATGCATAGCCATGGatcttcccttcttttttttacaacctacccccccaaaaaagcccccAACAACAACCaagctttctctctccttccctgtggGCTGCCCCACAAACCTAGAAGGTGGCAGTGACTAGCAGTCAAACAATCTTAAtgggttcaggtaggtagccgtgttggtctatcatagtcataattttttttttttattaagggagttctttttggatcatcttttaataatttttttaaaaaaactttcatcttgttatttattaatcTTGACGGGGTGAGATTCCTTCTACTCCACACTTATTAAAAGCAcgggatccatagctgtcaacttttcccttttcttgcgaggaatcctattcggaataagggaatttccctttaaaaaaaaggatcttTGTTCTCCTTTGCACCTGACAAAGTGGaaggtgtgcaaaggagggcagcCTGGAAACCTAGCCTTATGAAgagtggttgagggagttggggatgtttagtctGGGGAAGAGAAGACAGAgaagtgacatgatagccatcttcaaatacctgaagggctgtcccatggaagatggagcaaccttgttttctgctactccaggGCATAGGAGCCAAACCAATggtttaagttacaagaaaggagattccgcctgaacagcaggaagaacgttctggcagtaggagctgttcagcagtggaacagactgtgaTTTCCCCATATATTCATATTTCTCCCTTCCCGCTATATATTTAATACTTTACACTGCAGACTTTACACTAACCCTGCTAAAGTTTTAACCAGATTAACCTGATTATTCAGTTATTCTCCAAACATTTCCCACTCTTCCTTAAATACTCCATCTTCCTGATCTCTTATTCTATTAGATAAATTTGCTAATTCTACATATTCTACTTCTCCTGTGTTGCTATTGTTCTCTTGGTTGCCCAGTTTCTTTGTAGGACTGAGACGGGACTGTTGGTGGCTTAAGTGTCAGTTCTGTtctccgtaaaggtaaaggtacccctggccattaggtccactcacggacgactctggggttgtggcgttcatctcgctctataggccaagggagccggcgtttgtccgcagacagcttccgggtcatgtggccagcatgactaaaccgcttctggtgaaaccagagcagcacacagaaacgccgtttaccttcccgccagagcggtacctatttatctacttgcactttgacgtgcttttgaactactaggtgggcaggagcagggaccaagcaacgggagctcaccccgtcacagggattcgaactgccgaccttctgatcgccaagccctaagctcagtggtttagaccacagcaccacccacgttctCCATAGACGACTGTGAATGTTGATATAGGGATCATTTTCTAggataatgcagaaattaatggTCTGGTCTTCTTCTGTAAGCAGCACAGGAGGTTGCGGTATGATGAGGGTGATGGATTGCGTATGTATGTGCGCACGCATGTATGTGACAATATTCGTGGGAAGCCCTAATGTGATAAGTGGTAAAAGTTGGCTCTTTAGTTACACAGATGATTGGAAAATGGAGATCATTTATTTACTGTTAGCATGTGACTTGCTGGGCTTGCATGAGTCGTCTGGGCTACCAACAATGCAGTGCTTTCTACTGGAGTATGTTCACACATTCATCCTACAGTCCTCAAGTGCCCAGTAACTGAGTGGAGTGAAATCAGATTATGCTCATTGTGGTGTCAACCAGCAGATATATGTGTGCACAGAAGTATTGGAAATATAAATCTCTGCTTGTTGCCCTTATAGGCACAGATCCGGAAGAGATCATTCTGAATGCTTTTAGGGTTTTCGACAGAGAAGGAAAAGGTCATGTGAAAGCAGATTAGTAAGTCTTCACTTCATTTTGAATCTCTTCCCCATGTTAATTTCGCTTTTGTCAAGTTTGTGACTCGTTGCCAGTCTGTTGTATTGCACTGCCCAATGGCTGGATtcctgccctgtgaaatgccaGATTTTGtgagaagtcatagaatcatcgaatcatggaatggtagagttggaagggaccccaacggtcatctagtccaacccccttcaatgcagaaatcccagctaaagcatccatgacagataaccatccaacctctgcttaaaaaccttcaaggaaagagagtccatcacctcccaagggagactgtttgCTGTGACCAATAAAGGTCTGGGCCAGTTTTAACCCAGCTTCAGCCTCTATTTGCTCCCATGCACGCTACTCTGCGCTGCAGACACTAATTAATCCCAAtgtaa
This genomic window from Podarcis raffonei isolate rPodRaf1 chromosome 15, rPodRaf1.pri, whole genome shotgun sequence contains:
- the MYL10 gene encoding myosin regulatory light chain 10, translated to MAPKMARHKKEGGGSNVFSMFDQSQIQEFKEAFTIMDQNRDGFIDKADLRDTFAALGRMNVKNEELEEMIKEAPGAINFTVFLTMFGEKLKGTDPEEIILNAFRVFDREGKGHVKADYMKEMLMTQADRFTEEEMKQTFTAFPPDPAGNLDYKNLVYVITHGEEKD